The following proteins are encoded in a genomic region of Candidatus Methylomirabilota bacterium:
- the selD gene encoding selenide, water dikinase SelD, with the protein MIRSVTNPMMTGASGIRHDVVLVGGGHANIQVLRAWAMQPEPGVRLTVVLDRPVAVYSGMVPGFVAGQYRHADLEIDVRPLALRAGARCINAAAVGFDPAERLILLDGRPPLRYDTAVFDVGSTVAGLDTPGVREHALATRPIGKFVAMVDGLIARAQERKRCRMVVVGAGAGGVELAFAFQARLARAGVPEASVTLLEAGPRVLPGYRAGAARRVEDNARRRGIAIRLGARVESVSAHEVRLTSGEALAADAVAWVTGAASLDLFKGAGVATDAKGFVRVRRTLQLAEHDDVLAVGDCVSLEGAPGLPKAGVYAVRQGPVLVANLRARLMGHPLEPYYPQRDFLSLLNLGDGSAIGSKWGASFEGPWVFRLKDWIDRRFMRRFQVLAEDGGLAEEFARMPVMGNPDMVCGGCAAKVGESTLTRALERLGAATDPSVVLGLGVPDDAAAVATERGEVIVTSVDGFRGFTDDPYLVGRVAAVNAVSDLWAKGALPRWALASVEVPEADPARAEEQLFQVMAGARATLDPEGITLVGGHTTTGAELQVGFAILGTAPSPDALLRKGGVSPGERLILTKPLGTGVLFYADMRGWARGEWIQAAEASMIRTNAAAGRVAREQRATACTDISGFGLAGHLGEMLRASKCSAVIDLDALPLLPGAGDLLARGNRSTFHPENAKARRALRVTEAAQRHPALDILFDPQTSGGLLFAVPPERVDAALGALRAGGASHAAVIGEVTAPRADGALFEVIAIGTGAGR; encoded by the coding sequence GTGATACGCTCGGTCACGAACCCCATGATGACCGGAGCGAGCGGAATTCGCCACGACGTCGTGCTGGTGGGCGGCGGCCACGCCAACATCCAGGTGCTGCGCGCCTGGGCCATGCAGCCCGAGCCGGGCGTGCGGCTCACCGTTGTTCTCGACCGGCCCGTGGCTGTCTATTCCGGCATGGTGCCCGGCTTCGTCGCCGGGCAGTACCGCCACGCGGACCTCGAGATCGACGTGCGGCCACTCGCCCTGCGCGCCGGCGCCCGCTGCATCAATGCTGCCGCGGTGGGCTTCGATCCCGCCGAGCGTCTGATCCTGCTCGACGGCCGGCCGCCGCTGCGTTACGACACGGCGGTGTTCGACGTGGGCTCGACCGTGGCCGGACTCGACACGCCCGGCGTCCGCGAGCATGCGCTGGCGACCCGCCCGATCGGGAAGTTCGTGGCCATGGTCGATGGGCTGATCGCGCGGGCGCAAGAACGCAAGCGCTGTCGGATGGTCGTGGTCGGCGCGGGCGCGGGCGGCGTGGAGCTGGCCTTTGCCTTCCAGGCACGGCTCGCCCGCGCGGGCGTGCCCGAGGCGTCGGTGACCCTGCTCGAGGCGGGCCCGCGCGTGCTGCCCGGCTATCGCGCGGGGGCGGCGCGCCGCGTGGAAGACAATGCCCGGCGCCGCGGCATCGCGATCCGTCTCGGCGCTCGGGTCGAATCGGTGAGCGCGCACGAGGTCCGGCTGACGAGCGGCGAGGCGCTGGCGGCCGATGCGGTTGCCTGGGTGACGGGCGCGGCGAGCCTCGACCTGTTCAAGGGTGCGGGTGTGGCGACGGACGCCAAGGGCTTCGTGCGCGTGCGCCGCACCCTGCAGCTCGCCGAGCATGACGACGTCCTGGCGGTGGGGGACTGCGTGAGCCTCGAGGGCGCGCCCGGCCTGCCCAAGGCCGGTGTCTACGCCGTACGCCAGGGGCCGGTGCTGGTCGCGAACCTGCGCGCCCGGCTCATGGGACACCCGCTCGAGCCCTACTATCCCCAGCGCGACTTCCTCTCGCTGCTCAATCTGGGGGACGGCAGCGCCATCGGGAGCAAGTGGGGCGCGTCGTTCGAAGGCCCGTGGGTCTTCCGCTTGAAGGATTGGATCGACCGGCGCTTCATGCGCCGCTTCCAGGTGCTCGCGGAGGACGGCGGGCTGGCGGAGGAATTCGCGCGCATGCCGGTCATGGGCAATCCGGACATGGTGTGCGGCGGCTGCGCGGCCAAGGTGGGCGAGTCCACGCTGACCCGCGCGCTGGAGCGGCTCGGCGCGGCGACCGATCCCAGCGTGGTCCTGGGGCTCGGTGTGCCCGACGACGCGGCCGCCGTCGCCACCGAGCGCGGCGAGGTGATCGTCACCAGCGTGGACGGCTTCCGCGGGTTCACCGACGATCCCTATCTCGTGGGGCGCGTGGCCGCGGTGAACGCGGTGAGCGATCTCTGGGCCAAGGGCGCGTTACCACGCTGGGCGTTGGCGTCAGTCGAAGTGCCGGAGGCGGACCCCGCGCGTGCGGAGGAGCAGCTCTTCCAGGTCATGGCGGGCGCCCGCGCCACCCTCGACCCCGAGGGGATCACGCTGGTGGGCGGCCACACGACGACCGGCGCCGAGCTCCAGGTCGGCTTCGCGATCCTCGGCACCGCGCCGTCGCCCGACGCGCTTCTGCGCAAGGGCGGGGTGTCGCCCGGCGAGCGGCTCATCCTGACCAAGCCCCTGGGCACCGGCGTCCTCTTCTACGCGGACATGCGCGGCTGGGCGCGCGGGGAGTGGATCCAGGCCGCGGAGGCCTCGATGATCCGCACCAACGCGGCGGCCGGGCGCGTGGCCCGCGAGCAGCGCGCGACTGCCTGCACCGACATCAGCGGCTTCGGCTTGGCGGGCCACCTGGGTGAGATGCTGCGGGCCAGCAAGTGCTCGGCGGTGATCGATCTCGACGCGCTGCCGCTCCTGCCTGGCGCCGGCGATCTGCTCGCGCGCGGGAACCGGAGCACCTTCCATCCGGAGAACGCCAAGGCGCGCCGCGCGCTCCGTGTCACCGAGGCCGCGCAGCGCCACCCCGCGCTCGACATCCTCTTCGACCCGCAGACTTCCGGCGGCCTCCTCTTCGCGGTGCCGCCGGAGCGGGTCGACGCCGCGCTAGGCGCGCTGCGGGCGGGGGGAGCGTCCCACGCGGCGGTCATCGGCGAGGTGACAGCACCGCGGGCGGACGGGGCACTGTTCGAGGTGATTGCAATCGGTACCGGCGCGGGCAGATGA
- a CDS encoding VOC family protein encodes MRIVGIDHIQLAMPAGEEAKARAFYAGLLGIPERAKPAALAARGGAWFESAHVKIHLGVDGEFRPARKAHPALLVAGLSELAAALRDAGYEVTDDPLEDQARIYVSDPFGNRLELIEPGTGPTER; translated from the coding sequence ATGAGGATCGTCGGGATCGATCACATCCAGCTGGCAATGCCGGCCGGTGAGGAGGCCAAGGCACGGGCCTTCTATGCGGGGCTGCTCGGCATTCCGGAGCGGGCCAAGCCGGCGGCGCTGGCCGCGCGGGGCGGCGCGTGGTTCGAGAGCGCGCACGTCAAGATTCACCTCGGAGTCGACGGCGAGTTCCGGCCGGCGCGGAAGGCGCACCCCGCCCTCTTGGTGGCCGGGTTGTCCGAGCTGGCCGCCGCGCTGCGCGATGCCGGCTATGAGGTCACCGACGATCCGCTGGAGGACCAAGCGCGCATCTACGTCTCCGACCCCTTCGGCAACCGGCTTGAGCTGATCGAGCCCGGTACCGGCCCCACGGAGCGGTAG
- a CDS encoding TIGR00725 family protein, with amino-acid sequence MIGEGTCSRATAARAERMGRAIAEAGAVLVCGGLGGVMEAASRGAARAGGTVVGLLPGFEARDANRWVTVPIVTGMDQARNVILVRSSDVVIAIGGRYGTLSEIALALKLGKPVVGLGTWRLAQPEGRRVPLVRARGAERAVALALAAARRAGPGARRWLV; translated from the coding sequence GTGATCGGCGAAGGCACGTGCTCGCGGGCCACCGCCGCGCGCGCCGAGCGGATGGGGCGCGCCATCGCGGAGGCGGGCGCGGTGCTCGTCTGCGGTGGACTCGGTGGCGTGATGGAAGCAGCCTCGCGGGGCGCCGCGCGCGCCGGCGGCACCGTGGTGGGCCTTCTGCCGGGCTTCGAGGCCCGCGATGCCAATCGCTGGGTGACGGTGCCCATCGTCACCGGCATGGATCAGGCCCGCAACGTCATTCTCGTCCGCTCCTCCGACGTGGTGATCGCGATCGGGGGGCGTTACGGCACGCTGTCCGAGATCGCGCTGGCGCTCAAGCTCGGCAAGCCCGTCGTGGGTCTCGGTACCTGGCGCCTCGCGCAGCCGGAGGGGCGCCGCGTGCCGCTCGTGCGCGCGCGCGGCGCGGAGCGGGCGGTGGCACTCGCCCTCGCCGCCGCGCGGCGGGCTGGGCCGGGCGCGCGGCGCTGGCTGGTCTGA
- a CDS encoding propionyl-CoA synthetase, which yields MKSAYDEQYAWAARDPQSFWAAAAADLYWDKRWDKVFDDSRPPYYRWFAGGRLNTCYNAVDLHVDRGRGKQLALIYDSPVTGTVKTFTYAALQDEVARFGGALRRLGVGQGDRVIIYMPAVPEAVIAMLACARIGAIHSVVFGGFAPKELAARIDDAKPKVILSASCGIEVNRVIPYKPLLDGAIDLSRAKPERCVILQRPQERAPMAAGRDVDWGEAVASAPAVECVPVAATDPLYILYTSGTTGIPKGVVRDNGGHAVALKWSMENVYGMGAGEVYWAASDIGWVVGHSYIVYAPLLQGCTTILYEGKPVGTPDPGAFWRLIAQHGVNALFTAPTAFRAIKKEDPRGDYIGKYDLSRFRTLFLAGERCDPDTLLWARERLQVPVIDHWWQTETGWAIAANCVGLGMLPVKPGSPTKAVPGYDVRVLAEDNTEMPRGQIGSIAIRLPMPPGCLPTLWHNDAGYEKSYLARHPGFYLTGDAGYQDEDGYLYIMSRVDDIINVAGHRLSTGAMEEVLSAHPDIAECAVVGVVDEIKGEIPVGFAVTKAGVARSEADITRELVEMVRERIGPVASFKVVTLVKRLPKTRSGKILRGTMKRIADGVDYTAPATIDDPAILGEIAECLKALGYPKKS from the coding sequence ATGAAGAGCGCCTACGACGAGCAATACGCCTGGGCGGCGCGGGACCCCCAGAGCTTCTGGGCGGCGGCGGCCGCGGATCTCTACTGGGACAAGCGCTGGGACAAGGTCTTCGACGACAGCCGGCCGCCGTACTACCGCTGGTTCGCGGGCGGGCGGCTCAACACCTGCTACAACGCGGTCGATCTCCATGTGGACCGCGGCCGGGGCAAGCAGCTCGCGCTGATCTACGACAGCCCGGTCACCGGCACGGTGAAGACGTTCACCTACGCCGCGCTCCAGGACGAGGTCGCGCGCTTCGGCGGGGCGCTCCGGCGGCTCGGCGTGGGCCAGGGCGACCGCGTCATCATCTACATGCCGGCGGTGCCGGAAGCGGTGATCGCGATGCTCGCCTGCGCGCGCATCGGCGCCATTCACTCCGTCGTCTTCGGCGGCTTCGCACCCAAGGAGCTCGCCGCGCGCATCGACGACGCCAAGCCCAAGGTGATCCTTTCCGCCTCGTGCGGCATCGAGGTGAACCGCGTCATCCCCTACAAGCCGCTCCTCGACGGCGCCATCGACCTCTCGCGCGCCAAGCCCGAGCGCTGCGTGATCCTCCAGCGCCCGCAGGAGCGCGCGCCCATGGCGGCCGGCCGCGACGTCGACTGGGGCGAGGCCGTCGCGAGCGCGCCCGCGGTGGAATGCGTGCCGGTGGCGGCCACCGACCCGCTCTACATCCTCTACACCTCGGGCACCACCGGCATTCCCAAGGGCGTGGTGCGCGACAACGGCGGGCACGCCGTCGCCCTCAAGTGGAGCATGGAGAACGTCTACGGGATGGGAGCGGGCGAGGTCTACTGGGCCGCGTCCGACATCGGCTGGGTGGTCGGCCACTCCTACATCGTGTACGCGCCGCTGCTCCAGGGCTGCACGACCATCCTCTATGAAGGCAAGCCCGTGGGCACACCGGATCCGGGCGCGTTCTGGCGGCTGATCGCGCAGCACGGGGTCAACGCGCTCTTCACCGCGCCGACCGCCTTCCGCGCCATCAAGAAGGAGGACCCGCGCGGCGACTACATCGGCAAATACGATCTCTCGCGTTTCCGCACGCTGTTCCTCGCCGGCGAGCGCTGCGATCCCGACACGCTCCTCTGGGCGCGCGAGCGGCTGCAGGTGCCCGTGATCGATCATTGGTGGCAGACGGAAACGGGCTGGGCCATCGCCGCCAATTGCGTGGGGCTGGGCATGCTGCCGGTGAAGCCGGGCTCGCCCACGAAGGCGGTGCCAGGCTACGACGTGCGCGTGCTCGCCGAGGACAACACGGAAATGCCGCGCGGCCAGATCGGCAGCATCGCGATTCGCCTGCCGATGCCGCCGGGGTGCCTCCCCACGCTATGGCACAACGACGCGGGTTACGAGAAGTCGTACCTCGCGCGCCACCCCGGCTTCTATCTTACCGGCGACGCGGGCTATCAGGACGAGGACGGTTACCTCTACATCATGAGCCGCGTGGACGACATCATCAACGTGGCGGGGCACCGCCTCTCCACCGGCGCCATGGAAGAGGTGCTCTCCGCGCATCCCGACATTGCGGAGTGCGCGGTGGTGGGCGTGGTCGACGAGATCAAGGGGGAGATTCCCGTGGGCTTCGCCGTCACCAAGGCCGGGGTGGCGCGCAGCGAGGCCGACATCACCCGCGAGCTGGTGGAGATGGTGCGCGAGCGCATCGGTCCCGTGGCCTCGTTCAAGGTGGTGACGCTGGTGAAGCGTCTGCCCAAGACACGCTCCGGCAAGATCCTGCGCGGCACCATGAAGCGCATCGCCGACGGCGTGGACTACACCGCGCCTGCGACGATCGACGATCCCGCCATCCTCGGCGAGATCGCCGAATGCCTGAAGGCGCTCGGGTACCCCAAGAAGAGCTGA
- a CDS encoding B12-binding domain-containing radical SAM protein, whose translation MRTPYRATSVRNILCVFPRYTPSFGTFHHSYELLGGVRAFMPPQGLLLIANYLPESWPVRFVDENRQPATAEDFQWADVVLVSGMHVQRPHIEEIFERAHRWDRPVAIGGPSASGCPEMYPDADYVHVGEMGDATDRLIELLDTMEGRPDKQVVLTTDERLPLSSFPMPAYDLISIPEYFLASVQFSSGCPFTCEFCDIPALYGRNPRLKSPEQVIAELDRLRTGGAQSVYFVDDNFIANPKAAENLLPHLIAWQKRHRYPLRIACEATLNIAKSEQILALMREAGFVTIFCGIETPEPEALQAMSKAQNLRLPILEAVEKINAYGMEVVSGIIIGLDTDTPDSADRIVRFIRESHIPILTMNVLYALPKTPLWTRLERAGRIRNEAGRESNVDFLMPYDTVLGMWRHCIGAAYEPDFLYARYTHQQAHTFRHRLRYPIDPRRLSPANVRRGLGIFARLFWRLGVRGSYRREFWRMTVRMLGTGRFEQYVHSTVVSHHLIEFARESLAGLTESSFYAPAPSRTLAAALDADG comes from the coding sequence ATGCGAACTCCCTATCGCGCCACTAGCGTTCGCAATATCCTCTGCGTCTTCCCGCGCTACACGCCGTCGTTCGGCACCTTCCATCATTCCTACGAGCTTTTGGGGGGCGTACGCGCCTTCATGCCGCCCCAGGGCCTCCTGCTGATCGCGAACTATCTCCCCGAGTCCTGGCCCGTGCGCTTCGTGGACGAGAACCGCCAGCCGGCGACCGCCGAGGATTTCCAGTGGGCGGACGTGGTGCTCGTGTCGGGCATGCACGTGCAGCGGCCGCACATCGAGGAGATCTTCGAGCGGGCCCACCGCTGGGATCGTCCCGTCGCCATCGGTGGACCGTCCGCGTCGGGCTGCCCCGAGATGTACCCCGACGCCGACTACGTGCACGTGGGCGAGATGGGCGATGCGACGGATCGCCTCATCGAGCTGCTCGACACGATGGAGGGGCGGCCGGACAAGCAGGTCGTGCTCACGACCGACGAGCGGCTGCCGCTGTCGTCGTTCCCCATGCCGGCCTACGACCTCATCTCGATCCCGGAGTACTTCCTGGCCAGCGTGCAGTTCTCCAGCGGCTGCCCGTTCACCTGCGAGTTCTGCGATATCCCCGCCCTCTACGGCCGCAACCCGCGGCTCAAGTCGCCCGAGCAGGTGATCGCCGAGCTGGACCGGCTGCGCACGGGCGGGGCTCAGTCCGTCTACTTCGTGGACGACAACTTCATCGCGAATCCCAAGGCGGCGGAGAATCTCCTGCCCCACCTGATCGCCTGGCAGAAGCGCCACCGTTACCCGCTCCGCATCGCGTGCGAGGCCACCCTCAACATCGCCAAGAGCGAGCAGATCCTCGCCCTCATGCGCGAGGCCGGCTTCGTCACGATCTTCTGCGGCATCGAGACGCCGGAGCCGGAGGCGCTCCAGGCGATGTCGAAGGCCCAGAATCTCCGGCTGCCGATCCTGGAGGCGGTGGAGAAGATCAACGCGTACGGGATGGAGGTGGTGTCCGGCATCATCATCGGCCTCGACACTGACACCCCCGACAGCGCCGACCGCATCGTCCGGTTCATCCGCGAGTCGCACATCCCCATCCTCACGATGAACGTGCTCTACGCCCTGCCGAAGACGCCGCTGTGGACGCGGCTCGAGCGCGCCGGACGCATCCGCAACGAGGCCGGCCGCGAATCCAACGTGGACTTCCTCATGCCCTACGATACCGTGCTCGGGATGTGGCGTCACTGCATCGGCGCCGCCTACGAGCCGGACTTCCTCTACGCGCGCTACACGCACCAGCAGGCGCACACGTTCCGCCATCGGCTGCGTTATCCCATCGACCCCCGCCGCCTCTCCCCCGCCAACGTGCGGCGCGGGCTCGGCATCTTCGCGCGCCTCTTCTGGCGTCTCGGCGTGCGCGGAAGCTACCGTCGCGAGTTCTGGCGCATGACCGTCCGCATGCTCGGGACCGGGCGCTTCGAGCAGTACGTGCACAGCACCGTGGTGAGCCATCATCTGATCGAGTTCGCCCGCGAGTCCCTCGCGGGGCTGACTGAGTCGTCGTTCTACGCTCCCGCCCCCTCGCGGACGCTCGCGGCCGCCTTGGACGCCGACGGGTAG
- a CDS encoding MMPL family transporter: protein MLAAWGRFVHRRRWPVLLLSALTLLPAAWLVHRGGHFDNTPLPKATESGRAVDLIQRELPKKPPSFGLILGHPTLKVTDSAFQAAADGALAPLRADSRVARVLTPWHGATPVNERVSRDGHYMLATVELKSGPSEFAAFSLGQSESDVYAALRPLVRSDTLEVLPVGTMALNQDFTETATRAIRRAERVIWPVVPLLLVLVFGSVVAAALPLGVGLLGVTTGMAATIVLSYVAPVSVYAVNVVSMVGFSVAVDYSLFVISRYRDELREGPDGVEALARTLSTAGRAVLFSGLTVAIGLLGMLCLRIRSLASMGVAGTAVVLIAVGFALTFLPALLAILGPRVDALRLPYLHPDQSERSQRMWHRLATFVMAHPWKVLIPVVIFLVLVGSPFVRLQLGGTDASILPPYAEARRGDELHRREFITGDSNHIVVVVHDPQGRLRTAQGVSRAYDFAQWLAKLPSVSAVQGPVALHPQITRAQYQQIFAAVPEQLPEFIREAVAQTATDRLMVLSVSTPLRPGSTEAHALVRLIRHQHPAAGGEVLVTGQSAVDLDLAETIARHAPMTVAVIVLATYAVLFILLGSLLLPLKAVVMNVLSISASYGALVWIFQEGHLAHLLGFTPGPIETSTPIIMFCVMFGLSMDYEVLLLSRVREEYDRTGDNTQAVASALERTGRLITGAAAIMAAVFFAFGTADMVPIQAIGIGMGIAVVVDATIVRALLVPATMRLMGEWNWWAPALLARLHRRLGFGDGH from the coding sequence GTGCTCGCCGCCTGGGGCCGCTTCGTCCACCGACGTCGCTGGCCCGTCCTGCTGCTCTCGGCCCTCACGCTGCTCCCGGCGGCGTGGCTCGTGCATCGCGGTGGCCATTTCGACAACACGCCGCTGCCCAAGGCCACCGAGTCGGGTCGCGCCGTCGATCTCATCCAGCGGGAGCTGCCCAAGAAGCCGCCGTCCTTCGGCCTGATCCTGGGGCACCCGACCCTGAAGGTCACCGACTCCGCGTTCCAGGCAGCCGCCGACGGCGCGCTGGCCCCGCTGCGCGCCGACTCGCGCGTGGCTCGCGTGCTCACGCCCTGGCACGGCGCGACGCCGGTGAACGAGCGCGTGTCGCGCGACGGCCACTACATGCTCGCCACCGTGGAGCTCAAGAGCGGGCCGTCGGAGTTCGCCGCGTTCAGCCTGGGGCAAAGCGAGAGCGACGTGTACGCGGCGCTCCGTCCGCTCGTGCGCTCGGACACGCTGGAGGTGCTGCCGGTGGGCACGATGGCGCTCAACCAGGACTTCACCGAGACGGCGACGCGCGCGATACGACGCGCGGAGCGCGTCATCTGGCCGGTGGTGCCGCTGCTCCTGGTGCTGGTGTTCGGCTCGGTGGTGGCGGCGGCGCTCCCGCTCGGGGTGGGCCTGCTGGGCGTCACCACCGGCATGGCCGCGACCATCGTCCTCTCCTACGTCGCGCCGGTCTCGGTCTACGCGGTGAACGTGGTCTCGATGGTGGGCTTCAGCGTCGCCGTGGACTACTCGCTCTTCGTGATCAGCCGCTACCGCGACGAGCTCCGCGAGGGGCCCGACGGAGTGGAAGCGCTCGCGCGCACCCTCAGCACCGCGGGACGCGCCGTGCTGTTCTCCGGCCTCACGGTGGCCATCGGGCTCCTCGGCATGCTGTGCCTGCGCATCCGCAGCCTTGCCTCCATGGGCGTGGCCGGCACTGCCGTGGTCCTCATCGCGGTGGGGTTCGCGCTGACCTTCCTCCCCGCGCTCCTCGCCATCCTCGGTCCGCGCGTCGACGCGCTCCGTCTGCCGTATCTGCACCCCGACCAGTCCGAGCGCAGCCAGCGCATGTGGCACCGCCTCGCCACCTTCGTGATGGCGCATCCCTGGAAGGTGCTCATCCCCGTGGTGATCTTCCTCGTCCTGGTGGGCTCGCCGTTCGTGCGGCTCCAGCTGGGCGGGACCGACGCGAGCATCCTGCCGCCGTATGCCGAGGCGCGGCGCGGCGACGAGCTGCACCGCCGCGAGTTCATCACCGGCGACTCGAACCACATCGTGGTGGTCGTGCACGATCCGCAAGGGCGCCTGCGCACGGCCCAGGGAGTGAGCCGCGCCTACGACTTCGCGCAGTGGCTCGCGAAGCTTCCCAGCGTGAGCGCGGTGCAGGGGCCGGTGGCGCTGCACCCGCAGATCACGCGCGCCCAGTACCAGCAGATCTTCGCCGCCGTCCCGGAGCAGCTCCCGGAATTCATCCGCGAGGCGGTGGCCCAGACGGCGACCGACCGCCTCATGGTCCTGTCCGTCTCCACCCCCCTCCGCCCCGGCTCGACCGAGGCGCACGCGCTGGTGCGGCTGATCCGGCATCAGCATCCCGCGGCCGGTGGCGAGGTGCTGGTGACCGGGCAGAGCGCGGTGGATCTGGACCTCGCCGAGACCATCGCCCGCCACGCGCCGATGACGGTGGCGGTGATCGTGCTCGCCACCTACGCGGTGCTCTTCATCCTGCTGGGTTCGCTCCTCCTGCCGCTCAAGGCGGTGGTGATGAACGTGCTCTCGATCAGCGCCTCGTACGGGGCGCTGGTGTGGATCTTCCAGGAGGGGCACCTGGCGCATCTCCTCGGCTTCACGCCGGGGCCCATCGAGACCTCCACGCCTATCATCATGTTCTGCGTGATGTTCGGCCTCTCGATGGACTACGAGGTACTGCTGCTGAGCCGTGTGCGCGAGGAATACGATCGCACCGGCGACAACACCCAGGCGGTGGCGAGCGCGCTCGAGCGCACGGGCCGGCTCATCACCGGCGCCGCCGCCATCATGGCTGCGGTCTTCTTCGCCTTCGGCACCGCCGACATGGTGCCCATCCAGGCCATCGGCATCGGCATGGGGATCGCGGTGGTGGTGGACGCCACCATCGTGCGCGCGCTGCTCGTCCCCGCGACCATGCGGCTCATGGGGGAGTGGAACTGGTGGGCGCCCGCGCTTCTCGCGCGCCTGCACCGCCGTCTGGGCTTCGGCGACGGGCACTAA
- a CDS encoding FAD-dependent oxidoreductase produces MPTTHDVIVIGGGAAGYTAAMFTARERLRTVVVERFASGGQVLNCEHIDNYPGFPAGIAGYTLGPALQQQADAAGAEVRMSEVAAVRREGDEIAVETDGEPLRARVLIVAAGSRFATLGVPGEEEFVGKGISHCASCDGSFFMDQPVAVVGGGDAAVDEATHLTQYASQVTVIHRRDTLRAAAALQERARANGKIRFRWNAAVRAIEGAEGVQRLLVEDLATGAREPLAVSGVFIYAGLTPNTEFLGSLVPLAETGQIVTDLEMRTAVPGILAAGDVRAASARLLVASAGDGATAARAAVRYLRSGAWR; encoded by the coding sequence ATGCCCACGACCCACGACGTCATCGTCATCGGCGGCGGCGCCGCCGGCTACACCGCCGCGATGTTCACCGCCCGCGAGCGCCTTCGCACCGTCGTGGTCGAGCGCTTCGCCTCGGGCGGGCAGGTGCTGAACTGCGAGCACATCGACAACTACCCCGGCTTCCCCGCTGGCATCGCCGGCTACACGCTGGGCCCGGCCCTCCAGCAGCAGGCCGACGCGGCGGGCGCCGAGGTGCGGATGAGCGAGGTGGCGGCGGTGCGTCGTGAGGGCGACGAGATCGCGGTGGAGACCGACGGCGAGCCCCTGCGCGCTCGCGTCCTCATCGTCGCGGCCGGCTCGCGCTTCGCCACGTTGGGTGTCCCGGGCGAGGAGGAATTCGTGGGCAAGGGCATCTCCCACTGCGCGTCCTGCGACGGCTCGTTCTTCATGGATCAGCCCGTCGCGGTGGTGGGCGGCGGCGACGCCGCGGTGGACGAGGCGACCCATCTGACCCAGTACGCCTCGCAGGTGACGGTGATTCACCGCCGCGACACCTTGCGCGCGGCCGCCGCGCTCCAGGAGCGCGCCCGCGCCAACGGGAAGATCCGCTTCCGGTGGAACGCGGCGGTGCGCGCCATCGAGGGCGCGGAGGGCGTGCAGCGCCTCCTCGTGGAGGACCTCGCCACCGGCGCACGCGAGCCGCTGGCGGTGAGCGGCGTCTTCATCTACGCGGGGCTCACGCCCAACACCGAGTTCCTGGGGAGCCTGGTCCCGCTCGCCGAGACCGGCCAGATCGTCACCGATCTCGAGATGCGCACCGCGGTACCCGGCATCCTCGCCGCGGGCGACGTGCGCGCGGCGTCCGCGCGCCTCCTGGTGGCTTCGGCGGGTGACGGCGCCACCGCCGCCCGGGCCGCCGTCCGCTATCTCCGTTCTGGGGCCTGGCGCTAG
- the bcp gene encoding thioredoxin-dependent thiol peroxidase encodes MATPDAGDKAPAFALEDQTGTIHRLKDYAGQPLILYFYPKDDTPGCTKEACDFRDHLPKFGRSKAAVLGVSILDAASKAKFAKKHGLTFPLLADADHAVAEKYGVWQKKSLYGRQFMGIARTTFLIGPDGKIVKRWDNVKVDGHAAAVLAAVQGL; translated from the coding sequence ATGGCGACCCCCGATGCCGGCGACAAGGCCCCTGCGTTCGCGCTCGAGGATCAGACGGGCACGATTCATCGCCTCAAGGACTACGCGGGGCAGCCACTGATCCTGTACTTCTATCCGAAGGACGACACGCCCGGCTGTACCAAGGAGGCGTGTGACTTCCGGGACCATCTCCCGAAGTTCGGCCGGTCCAAGGCGGCGGTGCTCGGCGTCTCGATCCTCGACGCCGCGAGCAAGGCCAAGTTCGCCAAGAAGCACGGGCTCACGTTCCCGCTGCTGGCGGATGCCGACCACGCGGTCGCGGAGAAGTACGGCGTCTGGCAGAAGAAGTCGCTCTACGGGCGGCAGTTCATGGGCATCGCCCGCACGACCTTTCTCATCGGGCCCGACGGCAAGATCGTCAAGCGCTGGGATAACGTGAAGGTGGACGGACACGCCGCCGCGGTGCTGGCGGCGGTGCAGGGGCTCTAG